From the Macaca nemestrina isolate mMacNem1 chromosome 7, mMacNem.hap1, whole genome shotgun sequence genome, one window contains:
- the LOC105492899 gene encoding zinc finger protein 770: MMAENNLKMLKIKQCVVANKLPRNRPYVCNICFKHFETPSKLARHYLIHTGQKPFECDVCHKTFRQLVHLERHQLTHSLPFKCSICQRHFKNLKTFVKHQQLHNETYQNNVKQVRRLLEAKQEKSMYGVYNTFTTEERWALHPCSKSDPMYSMKRRKNIHACTICGKMFPSQSKLDRHVLIHTGQRPFKCVLCTKSFRQSTHLKIHQLTHSEERPFQCCFCQKGFKIQSKLLKHKQIHTRNKVFRALLLKKRRTESRPLPNKLNANQGGFENGEIGEAEENNPLDVHSIYIVPFQCPKCEKCFESEQILNEHSCFPARGGKIPSRFKRSYNYKTIVKKILAKLKRARSKKFVNFQSEKKVFKKSFLRNCDLISGEQSSEQTQRTFVGSLGKHGTYKTIGNRKKKTLTLPFSWQSMGKNLKGILTTENILSIDNSVNKKDLSICGSSGEEFFNNCEVLQCGFSVPRENIRTRHKICPCDKCEKVFPSISKLKRHYLIHTGQRPFGCNICGKSFRQSAHLKRHEQTHNEKSPYASLCQVDFGNFNNLSNPGNNVNYNASQQCQAPGVQKYEVSESDQMSGVKAESQDFIPGSTGQACLPNVLLESEQSNPFSSYSENQEKNDVFLYRCSVCAKSFRSPSKLERHYLIHAGQKPFECSVCGKTFRQAPHWKRHQLTHFKERPQGKVVALDSVM, translated from the coding sequence ATGATGgctgaaaacaatttaaaaatgctaaAGATTAAACAGTGTGTGGTAGCCAACAAACTACCTAGAAACAGGCCATATgtttgcaatatttgctttaagCACTTTGAAACACCatcaaaattagctaggcactaTCTCATTCATACTGGTCAAAAGCCATTTGAATGTGATGTGTGTCATAAAACCTTTAGACAACTAGTTCATCTGGAGAGGCATCAACTAACTCATAGTCTGCCTTTTAAATGTAGTATTTGTCAGCGCCACTTTAAAAATCTGAAGACATTTGTGAAGCACCAACAACTTCACAATGAAACCTATCAGAATAATGTTAAACAGGTCAGAAGATTGTTGGAGGCCAAGCAAGAAAAGTCAATGTATGGAGTGTATAATACTTTTACCACAGAGGAAAGATGGGCCTTACACCCGTGCTCTAAGTCCGATCCCATGTATAgcatgaaaagaagaaagaatattcaTGCATGTACAATCTGTGGCAAGATGTTTCCATCACAGTCAAAACTTGATAGGCATGTACTTATTCATACTGGTCAGAGGCCTTTTAAATGTGTCTTGTGCACTAAATCTTTTCGACAGTCAACTCACTTAAAAATCCACCAACTTACACATTCAGAAGAAAGACCTTTTCAATGTTGTTTTTGTCAAAAAGGATTTAAGATTCAAAGCAAACTTCTGAAGCATAAACAAATCCATACCAGGAATAAGGTTTTTCGGGCTCTTTTATTAAAGAAGAGGCGCACAGAATCTCGCCCCCTGCCTAATAAGTTAAATGCAAATCAGGGTGGTTTTGAAAATGGTGAGATTGGTGAAGCTGAGGAGAATAATCCACTTGATGTCCACTCAATTTATATTGTCCCTTTTCAATGTCCAAAGTGTGAAAAGTGTTTTGAATCAGAGCAGATTCTCAATGAACACAGCTGTTTTCCTGCTAGAGGTGGCAAAATTCCAAGCAGGTTCAAAAGAAGCTACAACTATAAAACCATTGTTAAAAAAATCTTGGCCAAGCTTAAACGTGCTAGGAGTAAAAAATTTGTTAACTTTCAATCtgagaaaaaagtatttaaaaagagTTTCTTGAGAAATTGTGATCTTATTTCTGGTGAGCAGAGCTCTGAACAAACCCAGAGAACATTTGTGGGTTCTCTTGGCAAACATGGAACATATAAAACAATTGGcaatagaaagaagaaaacattgactTTGCCGTTTTCTTGGCAAAGTATGGGAAAAAATTTGAAAGGCATCCTTACCACAGAAAACATATTAAGCATTGATAATTCAGTGAATAAGAAAGACTTGTCAATCTGTGGTTCATCAGGTGAGGAATTCTTTAATAACTGTGAGGTACTTCAGTGTGGTTTTTCAGTTCCAAGGGAGAACATACGTACTAGACATAAGATATGTCCTTGTGACAAATGTGAGAAAGTATTTCCTTCTATATCCAAACTAAAAAGACACTATTTAATTCATACTGGACAGAGGCCCTTTGGCTGTAATATTTGTGGGAAATCTTTTAGACAGTCAGCTCACttaaaaagacatgaacagactcATAATGAAAAGAGTCCTTATGCATCTCTTTGCCAAGTAGATTTTGGAAACTTCAACAATCTTTCGAATCCAGGTAATAATGTTAACTATAATGCTTCCCAACAATGTCAGGCTCCTGGTGTTCAAAAATATGAGGTCTCAGAGTCAGATCAAATGTCAGGAGTTAAGGCAGAGTCACAGGATTTTATTCCTGGTAGCACCGGGCAAGCCTGTCTTCCTAATGTACTTTTAGAATCAGAGCAAAGCAATCCTTTTAGCAGTTATTCAGAGAATCAGGAGAAAAATGATGTCTTCCTGTACCGATGCAGTGTTTGTGCTAAAAGTTTCCGATCTCCGTCTAAACTGGAAAGACACTACCTGATTCATGCAGGGCAGAAACCATTTGAATGCTCAGTTTGTGGCAAAACATTCAGACAGGCTCCTCACTGGAAGAGACATCAACTTACTCACTTTAAAGAACGACCGCAAGGGAAAGTGGTTGCCTTAGATTCGGTTATGTAA